Proteins co-encoded in one Bradyrhizobium sp. 170 genomic window:
- a CDS encoding cold-shock protein translates to MSMGTVKWFNATKGYGFIQPDDGGNDVFVHISAVERAGLGTLREGQKISYEIVADRRSGKSSADNLRAAG, encoded by the coding sequence GTGAGCATGGGAACCGTGAAGTGGTTTAACGCAACCAAGGGCTATGGCTTCATCCAGCCGGATGACGGCGGCAATGACGTGTTCGTGCACATCAGCGCTGTCGAGCGTGCCGGTCTTGGAACGTTGCGTGAAGGCCAGAAGATCTCCTACGAAATCGTGGCGGATCGCCGCTCTGGCAAATCTTCGGCCGACAATCTTCGCGCCGCCGGATAA
- a CDS encoding DEAD/DEAH box helicase, whose protein sequence is MTSFQDFGLADPISRALKEENYLTPTPIQAQTVPIAMTGRDVVGIAQTGTGKTAAFALPILHRILENRIRPQPKTCRVLVLSPTRELSGQILDSFNAYGRHIRLSSALAIGGVPMGRQVRSVMQGVEVMVATPGRLLDLVQSNGLKLNQVEFLVLDEADRMLDMGFINDIRKIVGKLPIKRQTLFFSATMPKDIAELAEAMLRDPARVAVTPVASTVERITQRIIQVDFSAKSGVLAQILKQETVDRALVFTRTKHGADKVVKTLAKAGIDANAIHGNKSQNHRERVLAAFRTGEIRTLVATDIAARGIDVDGISHVVNFDLPNIPETYVHRIGRTARAGAEGVAISLIAGAEEMGYLRDIERLIRITLPREDQRTPGSRDAAPAPSQRPAQQHRGGRSAPRAHTARSQDSRGHDSRGHESRGHETRGHESAPGSKGPRRPRRGGGNNAAPQPNRHEQPRPAQQAGKSQGGKSEGIQGVAFLHRESRPNTQPNRTHRPQR, encoded by the coding sequence TTGACCTCCTTTCAGGATTTCGGCCTCGCCGATCCCATCTCGCGTGCACTCAAAGAAGAAAATTACCTCACACCCACGCCCATCCAGGCCCAGACCGTCCCTATCGCAATGACCGGCCGCGACGTCGTCGGCATCGCCCAGACCGGCACCGGCAAGACCGCAGCCTTTGCGCTCCCGATCCTGCACCGCATTCTGGAAAACCGCATCCGGCCGCAGCCCAAGACCTGCCGCGTGCTGGTGCTCTCGCCCACCCGCGAATTGTCGGGCCAGATTCTCGACAGCTTCAACGCCTATGGCCGCCACATCCGCCTGAGCTCGGCGCTGGCGATCGGCGGCGTGCCGATGGGCCGTCAGGTCCGCTCGGTCATGCAGGGCGTCGAAGTCATGGTCGCGACCCCCGGCCGGCTGCTCGATCTCGTCCAGAGCAACGGGCTGAAGCTTAACCAGGTCGAGTTCCTCGTGCTCGACGAAGCCGACCGCATGCTCGACATGGGCTTCATCAACGACATCCGCAAAATCGTCGGCAAGCTGCCGATCAAGCGGCAGACGCTGTTCTTCTCGGCCACCATGCCGAAGGATATCGCGGAACTCGCCGAAGCCATGCTGCGCGACCCCGCCCGCGTGGCGGTGACGCCGGTGGCCTCGACCGTCGAGCGCATCACCCAGCGCATCATTCAGGTCGATTTCTCGGCCAAATCGGGCGTGCTGGCGCAGATCCTCAAGCAGGAGACGGTCGACCGCGCGCTGGTGTTTACCCGCACCAAGCACGGCGCCGACAAGGTCGTGAAGACGCTGGCCAAGGCCGGCATCGACGCCAACGCCATTCACGGCAACAAGTCGCAGAACCACCGCGAGCGCGTGCTGGCGGCGTTCCGCACCGGCGAGATCCGCACCCTGGTCGCCACCGACATTGCCGCCCGCGGCATCGACGTCGACGGCATCAGCCATGTGGTGAATTTCGATCTGCCCAACATCCCGGAAACCTATGTCCACCGCATCGGCCGCACCGCGCGCGCCGGCGCCGAGGGCGTTGCGATCTCGCTGATCGCCGGCGCCGAGGAGATGGGCTATCTGCGCGACATCGAGCGGCTGATCCGCATCACGCTGCCGCGGGAAGACCAGCGGACGCCCGGCAGCCGCGACGCCGCGCCGGCCCCCTCGCAGCGCCCTGCACAGCAGCACCGGGGTGGACGGTCCGCCCCGCGCGCCCACACCGCCCGCTCCCAGGACTCCAGGGGGCATGACTCCAGGGGACACGAATCCCGTGGGCACGAAACCCGGGGACATGAATCGGCACCGGGATCAAAAGGCCCTCGCCGTCCCCGCCGCGGTGGTGGTAATAATGCCGCGCCGCAGCCGAACCGGCACGAACAGCCGCGTCCGGCGCAGCAGGCCGGCAAGAGCCAAGGCGGGAAAAGTGAGGGCATTCAGGGCGTCGCCTTCTTGCATCGCGAGAGCCGTCCGAATACTCAACCCAACCGTACCCACCGACCGCAGCGCTAA
- the infA gene encoding translation initiation factor IF-1: MAKEELIQFEGLVTEILPDARYRVQLDAGHEIVAYTAGKMKKNRIKTLAGDRVTIEMSPYDLEKGRLIFRHKDERPSTGAPRSGPPRGGQFRRR, from the coding sequence ATGGCTAAAGAAGAGCTGATCCAGTTCGAAGGACTGGTGACCGAAATCCTCCCCGACGCGCGCTACCGCGTGCAGCTCGATGCCGGACACGAGATTGTTGCCTACACCGCCGGCAAGATGAAGAAGAACCGGATCAAGACGCTGGCAGGCGATCGGGTCACGATCGAAATGTCGCCCTACGATCTGGAGAAGGGCCGCCTGATCTTCCGTCACAAGGACGAGCGTCCCAGTACCGGAGCCCCGCGTAGCGGGCCGCCGCGCGGCGGCCAGTTCCGCCGCCGGTAA
- a CDS encoding TadE/TadG family type IV pilus assembly protein, whose amino-acid sequence MGTIWLRMRRRAFELRGNNSGVAAIEFAMIIPVMAVLLVGTNEFSAGVAIDRKVTIMARTLSDLTSQNTEVTDDKLTNFFSAGKAIMTPYPSTPVEGTISELYINPSTLKARVQWSKGAAAHSPGDIIDIPDALKIGGTYLIFSEVKYKYVPSVAWFINKVNGITLSDVSYTRPRQGLCVLYKTSACETK is encoded by the coding sequence ATGGGGACAATTTGGCTTCGCATGCGCCGCCGGGCGTTCGAATTGCGGGGCAACAACAGCGGTGTTGCCGCCATCGAATTCGCCATGATCATCCCGGTCATGGCGGTGCTGCTCGTTGGAACCAACGAGTTCTCTGCCGGCGTCGCCATCGACCGCAAGGTGACGATAATGGCGCGCACGCTGTCGGACCTGACGTCCCAGAACACCGAGGTCACCGACGACAAGCTGACCAACTTCTTCAGTGCCGGCAAGGCGATCATGACGCCTTACCCGTCGACACCGGTGGAGGGCACGATCTCGGAACTCTATATCAATCCCAGCACGCTGAAGGCGCGGGTGCAGTGGAGCAAGGGTGCCGCAGCGCATTCGCCGGGTGACATCATCGACATCCCGGATGCGCTCAAGATCGGCGGCACCTACCTGATCTTCAGCGAGGTCAAGTATAAATACGTGCCCAGCGTCGCCTGGTTCATCAACAAGGTGAATGGCATCACGCTGAGCGACGTCAGCTACACCCGTCCGCGCCAGGGGCTTTGCGTGTTGTACAAGACGTCGGCCTGCGAAACGAAGTGA